The Tursiops truncatus isolate mTurTru1 chromosome 6, mTurTru1.mat.Y, whole genome shotgun sequence genome includes a window with the following:
- the DOK2 gene encoding docking protein 2 isoform X1 gives MEDVAVKQGFLYLQQQQTFGKKWRRFGATLYGGSGCALARLELQEGPEKPRRGEAPRKIIRLSDCLRVAEAGGEVSSPRDTSTFFLETTERLYALAAPTAERGDWIQAICLLAFPGQRKELKGKGGRPRMEENELYSSATTGAPCKEFAVTVRPTEASERCRLWGSYTLRAGESALELWGGPQLGTQLYEWPYRFLRRFGRDKATFSFEAGRRCLSGEGNFEFETRQGNEIFLALEEAIAAQKNASPPGPPTQPVPNPAALLQPESPYSRPHDSLPPLSPTTVRVPAPRLQRGPEGEYAVPFDAVAQNPRKSLRGILAIPPQAPADPLYESIEEHPPSRHDHIYDEPEGVAALSLYDSPQEIRGEAWRGQAAADRDPSGLQHVYPAGQDFAASGWPQGTEYDNVMVLKKGPK, from the exons ATGGAGGATGTGGCGGTGAAGCAGGGCTTCCTGTACCTTCAGCAGCAGCAGACTTTTGGGAAG AAATGGCGCCGGTTCGGGGCGACGCTGTACGGAGGGTCGGGCTGCGCCCTGGCCCGGCTGGAGCTCCAGGAGGGCCCGGAGAAGCCTCGCCGGGGAGAGGCCCCCCGGAAGATCATCCGCCTCAGTGACTGCCTGCGGGTGGCTGAGGCCGGAGGGGAGGTCAGCAGCCCCCGGGATACCAGCACCTTCTTCCTGGAGACTACGGAGCGCCTGTACGCGCTGGCGGCCCCCACTGCAGAGCGGGGTGACTGGATACAGGCCATCTGCCTCCTGGCCTTCCCC GGCCAGAGGAAGGAGCTGAAGGGGAAGGGCGGCCGGCCCCGCATGGAGGAGAATGAATTGTACAGCAGTGCGACCACAG GGGCCCCCTGCAAGGAGTTTGCTGTGACTGTGAGACCCACAGAAGCCAGTGAGAGGTGCCGACTCTGGGGATCCTACACCCTCCGGGCCGGGGAGAGTGCCCTGGAGCTGTGGGGCGGCCCTCAGTTGGGCACCCAGCTGTATGAATGGCCCTACAGGTTCCTGCGGCGCTTTGGGCGGGACAAg GCAACCTTTTCCTTTGAGGCAGGCCGGCGCTGCCTCTCAGGGGAGGGCAACTTTGAGTTTGAAACCCGGCAAGGCAATGAGATCTTCCTGGCCTTGGAAGAGGCCATCGCTGCCCAGAAGAACGCCTCCCCTCCTGGGCCCCCGACCCAGCCAGTCCCCAACCCTGCGGCGCTGCTCCAGCCGGAGAGTCCCTACTCCCGACCCCACGACTCACTCCCACCACTATCGCCCACCACCGTCAGGGTTCCTGCCCCCCGGCTGCAGCGGGGCCCAGAGGGGGAGTACGCGGTGCCCTTCGATGCAGTGGCACAGAACCCGCGGAAGAGCTTGAGGGGCATCCTGGCCATCCCTCCCCAGGCCCCGGCCGACCCTCTGTACGAGAGCATCGAGGAGCACCCGCCCTCCCGACACGACCACATATACGATGAGCCTGAGGGGGTGGCCGCCCTGTCCCTGTATGACAGCCCACAGGAGATCCGGGGTGAGGCCTGGAGGGGGCAAGCCGCAGCTGACAGGGACCCCAGCGGCCTCCAGCATGTCTACCCAGCGGGACAGGACTTTGCTGCCTCTGGCTGGCCACAGGGGACTGAGTATGACAATGTCATGGTACTTAAGAAAGGCCCAAAGTGA
- the DOK2 gene encoding docking protein 2 isoform X2: MEDVAVKQGFLYLQQQQTFGKGQRKELKGKGGRPRMEENELYSSATTGAPCKEFAVTVRPTEASERCRLWGSYTLRAGESALELWGGPQLGTQLYEWPYRFLRRFGRDKATFSFEAGRRCLSGEGNFEFETRQGNEIFLALEEAIAAQKNASPPGPPTQPVPNPAALLQPESPYSRPHDSLPPLSPTTVRVPAPRLQRGPEGEYAVPFDAVAQNPRKSLRGILAIPPQAPADPLYESIEEHPPSRHDHIYDEPEGVAALSLYDSPQEIRGEAWRGQAAADRDPSGLQHVYPAGQDFAASGWPQGTEYDNVMVLKKGPK, encoded by the exons ATGGAGGATGTGGCGGTGAAGCAGGGCTTCCTGTACCTTCAGCAGCAGCAGACTTTTGGGAAG GGCCAGAGGAAGGAGCTGAAGGGGAAGGGCGGCCGGCCCCGCATGGAGGAGAATGAATTGTACAGCAGTGCGACCACAG GGGCCCCCTGCAAGGAGTTTGCTGTGACTGTGAGACCCACAGAAGCCAGTGAGAGGTGCCGACTCTGGGGATCCTACACCCTCCGGGCCGGGGAGAGTGCCCTGGAGCTGTGGGGCGGCCCTCAGTTGGGCACCCAGCTGTATGAATGGCCCTACAGGTTCCTGCGGCGCTTTGGGCGGGACAAg GCAACCTTTTCCTTTGAGGCAGGCCGGCGCTGCCTCTCAGGGGAGGGCAACTTTGAGTTTGAAACCCGGCAAGGCAATGAGATCTTCCTGGCCTTGGAAGAGGCCATCGCTGCCCAGAAGAACGCCTCCCCTCCTGGGCCCCCGACCCAGCCAGTCCCCAACCCTGCGGCGCTGCTCCAGCCGGAGAGTCCCTACTCCCGACCCCACGACTCACTCCCACCACTATCGCCCACCACCGTCAGGGTTCCTGCCCCCCGGCTGCAGCGGGGCCCAGAGGGGGAGTACGCGGTGCCCTTCGATGCAGTGGCACAGAACCCGCGGAAGAGCTTGAGGGGCATCCTGGCCATCCCTCCCCAGGCCCCGGCCGACCCTCTGTACGAGAGCATCGAGGAGCACCCGCCCTCCCGACACGACCACATATACGATGAGCCTGAGGGGGTGGCCGCCCTGTCCCTGTATGACAGCCCACAGGAGATCCGGGGTGAGGCCTGGAGGGGGCAAGCCGCAGCTGACAGGGACCCCAGCGGCCTCCAGCATGTCTACCCAGCGGGACAGGACTTTGCTGCCTCTGGCTGGCCACAGGGGACTGAGTATGACAATGTCATGGTACTTAAGAAAGGCCCAAAGTGA